A single region of the Sphingobium sp. EP60837 genome encodes:
- a CDS encoding DNA translocase FtsK, with translation MKGDSQSDRTVMHANRIAMARDLVTKSRSGSTNRLARELGIQYAYARRIMQDLEESGLVSAPDKRGARTVASCVSVSEK, from the coding sequence ATGAAGGGCGACAGCCAAAGCGATCGCACGGTCATGCATGCTAATCGCATCGCGATGGCTCGCGATCTGGTAACAAAATCGCGTTCCGGTTCGACAAACCGATTGGCCCGAGAATTGGGTATTCAATATGCCTATGCACGCCGCATTATGCAGGATCTGGAGGAGTCCGGGTTGGTGAGTGCACCGGACAAACGCGGCGCGAGAACGGTTGCCTCATGTGTATCTGTCTCGGAGAAATGA
- a CDS encoding DUF2779 domain-containing protein, which produces MSVSSRPHGLSKSRITYFEQCPKRLWLSVHRPELAEDDEGAEARFAAGHEVGAAACSLLPGGIMVEAEPDLSAALATTKALLENGHEDPIFEATFQHDGVLVRVDILEPNGLGGWHMAEVKSSTKPKDYHVNDLATQVWVAREAGVQIDSAAIRHLDSDFVLKSDRSLEGLFFDSDLTSNIEDRIETRAAVVAAACETLTGSEPRIVPGPHCEGLPCNFAAYCEAALPPGPEWPVTVLPYGGGNQWLRRGVEDLFEVDPAALTNPTHQRVFQATLTGEPDHNIEGARSAMSDWAFPRTWLDFETIAFAIPRWVGTRPYQQVPFQFSAHVEAEDGGLQHHEFLSLDGADPRRACADALVTMIPKSGAVVAYNASFEKGRLRELAGFFPDLADDLNSIIERVVDLLPVTRANWYHRDQRGSWSIKAVLPTVAPDLDYSELEVKDGGNAQAAYLEAISPATTEERRAALHTALRAYCGRDTEAMIVLARHLCQSGDGR; this is translated from the coding sequence ATGAGCGTCTCATCGCGCCCGCATGGTCTATCCAAATCGAGGATCACCTACTTCGAGCAATGCCCGAAGCGGCTATGGCTATCGGTTCATCGCCCTGAACTCGCGGAAGACGATGAGGGCGCAGAAGCCCGGTTCGCTGCCGGGCACGAGGTTGGCGCGGCTGCCTGCTCGCTCTTGCCGGGCGGCATCATGGTGGAGGCTGAACCCGATCTGTCCGCTGCATTGGCGACGACGAAGGCTTTGCTGGAAAACGGTCACGAGGATCCTATCTTCGAAGCCACCTTTCAGCATGATGGCGTTCTGGTGCGTGTCGATATTCTCGAGCCAAATGGCCTCGGTGGTTGGCACATGGCCGAGGTCAAAAGCTCGACTAAGCCCAAGGACTATCACGTCAATGACTTGGCTACGCAGGTCTGGGTCGCCCGTGAAGCCGGCGTGCAAATCGATAGCGCAGCGATCCGCCATCTGGACTCTGACTTCGTCCTCAAAAGTGATCGGTCGCTCGAGGGGCTGTTTTTCGACAGCGACTTGACCTCCAACATCGAGGATCGCATCGAAACGCGAGCCGCGGTGGTCGCAGCGGCATGCGAAACGCTTACTGGTAGCGAACCACGCATCGTTCCTGGCCCCCATTGCGAAGGGCTCCCATGCAATTTTGCAGCATATTGCGAGGCAGCGCTCCCGCCAGGCCCGGAATGGCCGGTGACCGTGCTTCCATACGGGGGCGGCAATCAGTGGCTACGACGCGGGGTCGAGGATCTTTTCGAAGTCGACCCTGCGGCGCTGACCAATCCGACCCATCAACGGGTGTTTCAAGCCACCTTAACCGGCGAGCCCGATCACAACATAGAGGGCGCCCGATCCGCCATGTCGGATTGGGCCTTTCCCCGAACGTGGTTGGACTTTGAGACGATCGCTTTCGCCATTCCTCGCTGGGTGGGTACCCGCCCCTATCAACAGGTGCCGTTCCAGTTTTCCGCTCATGTGGAAGCGGAGGATGGAGGCCTTCAGCACCATGAATTCCTCAGCCTGGACGGGGCGGACCCACGCAGGGCCTGTGCCGACGCGCTGGTGACGATGATCCCCAAGTCGGGCGCGGTAGTCGCTTACAACGCTAGCTTTGAAAAGGGGCGCCTCCGCGAACTGGCTGGCTTTTTTCCCGATCTGGCGGACGATCTCAATTCGATCATTGAGCGGGTCGTTGACCTTTTGCCGGTCACGCGCGCCAACTGGTATCACCGTGACCAGCGCGGCAGTTGGTCGATCAAAGCCGTTCTGCCCACTGTAGCCCCAGATCTTGATTATTCAGAGCTTGAGGTCAAAGACGGCGGGAACGCCCAAGCCGCCTATCTGGAGGCCATTTCCCCCGCAACAACGGAAGAACGCCGAGCGGCGCTCCATACGGCGCTACGAGCTTATTGCGGGCGAGATACGGAAGCCATGATCGTCCTTGCCAGGCACCTCTGCCAAAGCGGAGATGGCCGCTAA
- a CDS encoding exonuclease SbcCD subunit D produces MTESIPAFRLIHSSDWHIGHELFSHEREAEHEAFLSWLLDRLVAEEADLLLVTGDIYDVANPPVSAMARLYAFLRDATTRCPDLQIVIIGGNHDSAARINLPAALLGPGRIHLVGSLPRTNGIADPDRLLIPLTDRTGKAAAWLAAVPYCRPGDMGAGGLAELYANVLTAGAARADGLPLMVTGHLHVAEGDISEHSERRITLGGEEAQATALFDNRAAYVALGHLHRPQTIKGDTLIRYAGSPFPLSATERLYRHSVSIVDLAPDGASVREEEIPRLVPFLTIPADGPKPIGEVEIEIQGLDFDPDMPRGLHPFVEISVLFDGPEPNLQARVMAALDGKAARLTRIARVSAREATNQAIAERDVDLAELLPDAVFAELFERAHGSEPPDDLKQAFQTLLIETQASREDA; encoded by the coding sequence ATGACCGAATCGATACCCGCCTTCCGACTGATCCATAGTTCTGACTGGCATATTGGGCATGAGCTGTTCAGCCATGAACGAGAGGCAGAGCATGAGGCTTTTCTCTCCTGGCTCCTTGATCGCCTCGTGGCCGAAGAAGCGGATCTGCTGCTCGTTACGGGCGACATTTACGATGTGGCGAACCCGCCGGTGTCAGCCATGGCACGGCTTTATGCCTTCCTACGGGATGCCACGACGCGCTGCCCCGATCTGCAGATCGTCATCATTGGCGGAAATCATGACAGCGCCGCGAGGATCAATCTACCCGCCGCACTTCTCGGCCCTGGGCGCATCCACCTTGTGGGCTCCCTGCCGCGCACAAACGGCATCGCAGACCCAGATAGATTGCTGATCCCGCTCACCGATCGGACGGGTAAGGCCGCAGCTTGGTTGGCAGCCGTCCCATACTGCCGGCCGGGAGATATGGGCGCTGGCGGACTTGCCGAGTTGTACGCCAATGTTCTGACGGCGGGCGCTGCACGAGCAGACGGGCTGCCTCTCATGGTGACTGGTCACCTTCACGTCGCGGAAGGGGACATCTCTGAACATTCAGAACGTCGAATCACCTTAGGGGGGGAGGAGGCCCAAGCCACAGCCCTTTTTGACAACCGAGCAGCTTATGTTGCGCTTGGCCATCTTCATCGCCCTCAGACGATCAAGGGCGATACTCTGATCCGCTATGCGGGTTCGCCGTTCCCCTTGTCCGCAACGGAAAGGCTCTACCGCCATTCAGTCAGCATAGTCGACCTTGCGCCGGACGGCGCGAGCGTCCGGGAGGAAGAAATTCCCCGCCTTGTCCCCTTTCTGACAATCCCGGCCGACGGTCCAAAGCCGATCGGCGAGGTTGAGATCGAAATCCAGGGATTGGACTTCGATCCCGATATGCCTCGCGGGCTGCATCCATTTGTGGAAATTTCAGTCCTCTTTGATGGCCCTGAACCGAACCTACAAGCTCGAGTCATGGCGGCGCTCGATGGGAAGGCCGCGCGGCTGACGCGCATTGCACGGGTCTCGGCTCGTGAGGCCACCAACCAAGCCATCGCTGAGCGCGATGTAGATCTAGCCGAACTGCTTCCTGATGCCGTTTTCGCAGAGCTGTTCGAGCGGGCTCACGGCAGCGAACCGCCGGACGATTTGAAGCAAGCGTTTCAAACCCTTCTCATCGAGACTCAAGCATCGAGGGAGGACGCCTAA
- a CDS encoding helix-turn-helix transcriptional regulator, producing the protein MTDRMAKLDRLLALVHALSESTEGLTLDEMAETLGVNRRTAERMRDVIARHFDLEEVTEDRRKRFLIRDSLRRVYTRPTAAEVAALQAEVDGRREAGQTVRADQLANLLAKVKGAFDDREKRRIDPDLEALTRLQRTMVTAGPVATVPPETIATVQAAILSGSCLEFSYAAVQQQEPRWRRVIPYGIVHGPLSYLVGKMPDRENDPVYYRLDRMIDPRLSEKLGCAPDDWDIDAWLAHSFAVWRDEKQDVVLRVHASAASRAREWRFHRHQQMEEIENGDLLIRFTSGGMRELAEHLFTWGNELVIEQPDALIEMMRQRIVAALTMLPSQAQPTEATISVAPTMHG; encoded by the coding sequence ATGACCGATCGTATGGCCAAACTGGATCGATTGTTAGCGCTCGTGCACGCGCTATCGGAATCGACAGAAGGTCTGACTCTCGATGAGATGGCGGAAACGCTCGGCGTCAACCGCAGAACCGCCGAGCGAATGCGCGACGTCATCGCTCGGCACTTTGACCTTGAGGAAGTGACAGAAGATCGCCGAAAGCGCTTTCTCATCCGGGACAGCCTTCGCCGCGTTTATACCCGCCCCACTGCGGCTGAAGTTGCAGCTTTGCAGGCCGAGGTGGACGGACGACGAGAAGCTGGCCAGACAGTTCGCGCCGATCAACTCGCCAACCTTCTGGCCAAGGTGAAAGGGGCGTTTGACGACCGCGAGAAACGCCGCATTGATCCTGACCTAGAAGCGCTCACTCGGCTTCAGCGGACGATGGTCACCGCAGGTCCTGTCGCGACCGTGCCGCCTGAGACAATCGCGACCGTCCAAGCTGCGATATTGTCCGGTAGCTGCCTCGAGTTCAGCTATGCCGCAGTTCAGCAGCAGGAGCCCCGCTGGCGGCGGGTCATTCCATACGGCATCGTCCATGGCCCCCTGTCGTACTTGGTCGGAAAGATGCCCGACCGCGAGAATGATCCGGTCTATTACCGACTGGATCGCATGATCGACCCCCGGCTCAGCGAAAAGCTTGGGTGCGCCCCGGATGACTGGGACATCGACGCCTGGCTGGCCCACAGTTTCGCTGTCTGGCGAGACGAGAAGCAAGACGTCGTGCTTCGCGTCCACGCATCGGCCGCCTCGCGAGCGCGAGAGTGGCGCTTCCATCGCCATCAGCAAATGGAAGAGATCGAAAATGGAGATCTTCTCATCCGCTTCACCAGCGGCGGCATGCGAGAGTTGGCCGAGCATCTATTCACTTGGGGCAACGAGCTCGTCATCGAGCAGCCTGACGCCCTGATTGAGATGATGCGCCAGCGCATCGTGGCTGCGTTGACGATGTTACCGTCTCAGGCCCAGCCAACCGAAGCGACCATTTCTGTCGCACCAACGATGCATGGCTGA
- a CDS encoding type II toxin-antitoxin system VapC family toxin → MTIDALIDSNVIIAALAGDHEHHASSADLFDAGRDHLLGVAAHSYAEAYSTLTRRGTHAPFRFTAEEAWAALESVRTVTQLIGLTPAQTFDTVRGYASDGGIGARLYDRMIGETAVVHGIPTIVTWNIGHMRGLFPTLDVRTPRDFPRA, encoded by the coding sequence TTGACGATTGACGCACTGATCGACAGCAATGTGATTATAGCGGCGTTGGCAGGCGACCACGAGCATCATGCTTCGTCGGCCGATTTGTTCGACGCTGGTCGCGATCATCTGCTGGGCGTTGCCGCGCATAGCTATGCCGAAGCCTATAGCACTCTGACGCGTCGCGGAACGCACGCGCCTTTTCGTTTTACGGCGGAAGAAGCCTGGGCTGCGCTGGAAAGCGTGAGAACCGTCACCCAATTGATTGGCCTAACGCCGGCGCAAACGTTCGACACGGTACGCGGCTATGCGTCCGATGGCGGGATCGGGGCTCGCCTCTACGATCGAATGATCGGCGAAACAGCGGTGGTACACGGTATCCCCACGATCGTGACCTGGAACATCGGTCATATGCGCGGCCTATTCCCGACGCTCGATGTCCGCACCCCTCGCGATTTTCCGAGGGCATGA
- a CDS encoding ADP-ribosylglycohydrolase family protein, whose product MEQRDAAHTPRTSSSHPLQIAFVPTRDNGGRIGITFCPGKKQHDALTGAWDRDLRVDLDAIQASGAAAIVSLIEPSEFQSLGVDRLGEEVRARHMDWFHLPIADVSIPGPLFEQEWTTIGANLRSRLRQGFDIVVHCKGGLGRAGMIAACLLVELGTEPKAAIGQVRMARPGAIETHEQLTYVQQKVAVAEASPAQTLAATRDRGRGALIGLAVGDALGTTLEFARRDSYPVLIDMIGGGPFGLKPGEWTDDTSMALALADSLISCNGIDEADLMKRFVAWRDEGAYSSNGHCFDIGMTVSAALAHWERTGNPIAGSTDPSTAGNGSLMRLAPIALRYHDDTPSLAETAARQSRVTHGAPEAVDACVIYARMIAIAICGSSLDDVLSIHTDSVTGKIAHIVGGSWRGKPRRDIRASGYVAHSLEAALWCIGRTGNFAEAVLTAANLGEDADTTAAITGQLAGALYGENGIPEAWRNRIVGYERIGAMADQLLSR is encoded by the coding sequence ATGGAACAAAGAGACGCTGCCCATACCCCCCGCACGAGTTCGAGCCATCCGCTGCAAATCGCTTTCGTCCCAACACGCGACAACGGCGGCAGAATAGGAATCACATTCTGCCCGGGGAAAAAGCAGCATGATGCGCTGACGGGTGCGTGGGACCGCGACCTTCGCGTCGATCTAGACGCCATTCAGGCTAGCGGAGCGGCGGCGATCGTTTCTCTCATCGAGCCCTCAGAATTCCAGAGCCTCGGCGTGGATCGGCTCGGGGAAGAAGTACGCGCGCGCCACATGGACTGGTTCCATCTGCCCATTGCTGACGTGAGCATACCGGGGCCGCTATTCGAGCAGGAATGGACCACCATCGGCGCAAATCTGCGCTCGCGGCTACGTCAGGGCTTCGACATCGTGGTACATTGTAAGGGCGGCTTGGGACGCGCTGGAATGATAGCCGCATGCCTGCTGGTCGAGCTGGGAACCGAACCCAAGGCTGCCATAGGCCAAGTGCGAATGGCTCGTCCTGGAGCGATCGAAACGCATGAGCAACTCACCTACGTGCAGCAAAAAGTCGCAGTCGCAGAAGCGAGCCCCGCCCAGACGCTCGCGGCCACGCGTGATCGAGGCCGAGGCGCTCTGATTGGATTGGCCGTAGGCGACGCACTGGGAACTACATTGGAGTTCGCGCGCCGAGACAGCTATCCCGTTCTAATCGACATGATCGGTGGCGGCCCCTTCGGCCTAAAGCCCGGCGAATGGACAGACGACACGTCAATGGCGCTCGCCTTGGCGGACAGCCTCATATCCTGCAACGGCATCGATGAAGCGGATCTGATGAAGCGCTTCGTCGCATGGCGAGATGAGGGAGCCTATTCATCAAACGGGCACTGCTTCGACATCGGCATGACCGTCAGTGCAGCATTGGCGCACTGGGAGCGAACGGGAAACCCCATCGCGGGATCAACCGACCCCTCCACCGCGGGGAACGGCAGCTTAATGCGCCTGGCGCCAATCGCTCTGCGGTATCATGACGACACTCCTTCGCTCGCAGAAACAGCGGCACGTCAAAGCCGTGTCACTCATGGAGCGCCTGAGGCCGTAGATGCCTGCGTCATCTACGCACGAATGATCGCGATCGCGATTTGCGGCAGCAGCCTCGACGATGTTCTCAGCATCCACACAGACAGCGTAACTGGGAAAATCGCCCACATTGTTGGCGGATCCTGGCGAGGTAAGCCGAGGCGGGACATTCGCGCGTCGGGCTATGTGGCCCATTCGCTTGAAGCGGCACTCTGGTGCATCGGCCGCACCGGCAATTTCGCAGAGGCTGTCCTTACTGCCGCAAATCTCGGCGAGGACGCTGACACGACGGCTGCTATTACGGGTCAACTGGCGGGCGCGCTCTATGGCGAGAACGGCATCCCCGAAGCTTGGCGAAACCGGATCGTCGGATATGAACGCATCGGCGCAATGGCAGATCAGCTTCTGTCGCGGTAG
- a CDS encoding MBL fold metallo-hydrolase has product MLEVIVHRGTRAIGGSCIELVASGGERLILDAGRPLDAAREASGLLPETLDRNGPATVLFSHAHMDHWGLIDELPAHWPLWTGEKAAELMRLTSGLFGTPLSRSISTWRARSGPLALGAFTVTPFLTDHSAADAYMLLIEAEGRRILYSGDFRCHGRKAALVEAMIANPPPDVDALIVEGTNLGTHKPVVTEAQLEHDFAQLCREVPGHIFVNWSAQNLDRTVTLFRAAKRTGRSLVVDLYGADVLERIAPGTGIPFPGDPRFPELQVIITGAGKRLYARQGRYDWVDALARKPYATSRKRLSGGRAIVMTRDSMVAEFARGGLGFTKRDAYVFSNWRGYLDEAAPNTGWGRARQAGAKALHLHTSGHASPSDIARFANAINPRALVPVHGLSWDAPGIDLPPVQRLADGERWSVP; this is encoded by the coding sequence ATGCTTGAGGTGATTGTTCATCGCGGCACACGCGCGATCGGCGGCTCGTGCATCGAACTAGTCGCCTCAGGAGGCGAGCGCTTGATCCTGGATGCTGGCCGGCCACTCGACGCGGCCCGCGAAGCCTCTGGCCTCCTACCCGAGACACTCGATCGCAACGGTCCGGCCACCGTCCTGTTCAGTCACGCGCACATGGATCACTGGGGCCTGATCGACGAACTGCCCGCGCACTGGCCTCTTTGGACCGGAGAGAAAGCAGCGGAACTGATGCGGCTGACATCGGGTCTGTTCGGGACGCCGCTTTCCCGTTCGATCTCTACTTGGCGGGCTAGGTCGGGTCCTCTCGCCCTCGGCGCATTCACGGTGACACCATTTCTCACCGACCACAGCGCCGCTGACGCGTACATGCTCCTGATCGAAGCAGAGGGCCGCCGCATACTCTATTCTGGAGATTTTCGCTGTCACGGGCGTAAGGCCGCACTCGTAGAGGCGATGATCGCCAACCCGCCCCCAGATGTCGACGCACTGATCGTCGAAGGCACGAACCTGGGAACCCATAAGCCTGTAGTCACCGAAGCGCAGCTGGAGCACGATTTTGCCCAGCTTTGCCGGGAGGTGCCGGGGCACATCTTCGTAAACTGGTCCGCCCAGAATCTCGACCGGACAGTCACATTGTTCCGCGCCGCGAAGCGCACTGGGCGTTCCCTGGTGGTGGACCTCTATGGCGCAGACGTGCTGGAGCGGATTGCACCTGGCACAGGGATCCCTTTCCCCGGCGATCCGCGCTTCCCGGAGTTGCAAGTAATCATTACCGGCGCCGGAAAGCGCCTCTATGCAAGGCAGGGACGGTACGATTGGGTCGACGCTCTTGCCCGGAAACCATATGCCACCTCCCGCAAGCGCCTTTCAGGCGGTCGCGCGATAGTTATGACGCGAGACTCCATGGTGGCAGAGTTCGCGCGCGGCGGCCTCGGCTTCACAAAGCGCGATGCATACGTCTTCTCTAATTGGCGCGGCTACTTGGACGAAGCAGCACCAAACACGGGTTGGGGACGTGCCCGGCAGGCAGGTGCGAAGGCCCTGCACCTGCACACCAGCGGCCACGCCAGCCCTTCCGACATCGCTCGTTTTGCCAACGCCATAAACCCCCGCGCACTAGTCCCGGTGCACGGTTTGTCCTGGGATGCCCCCGGAATCGATCTTCCGCCTGTCCAGCGCCTTGCCGATGGAGAACGCTGGTCAGTACCGTGA
- a CDS encoding thermonuclease family protein has translation MFGIFLLAAVTVVDGDTLRLDGERVRLVGIDAPEIHGCQAGRACAPGDGQASKRSLQNLMNGSLSIRRVGHDRYGRTLAHVYVNGVNVACEQIGRGQAVYMRKWDNGLELARECR, from the coding sequence ATGTTTGGAATATTCCTGCTGGCGGCTGTAACCGTCGTTGATGGCGATACCCTGCGCTTGGACGGAGAACGCGTGCGTCTGGTCGGTATCGATGCCCCTGAGATACATGGGTGTCAGGCGGGCCGCGCCTGTGCTCCCGGCGATGGCCAGGCGAGCAAACGCAGCCTACAAAATCTGATGAACGGATCCCTCAGCATTCGCCGCGTCGGACACGACCGCTATGGGCGTACCCTAGCGCATGTCTACGTAAACGGCGTGAATGTTGCCTGTGAGCAGATCGGCCGCGGGCAGGCGGTTTACATGAGGAAGTGGGACAATGGGCTCGAATTGGCGCGGGAGTGCAGGTGA
- a CDS encoding anti-phage deoxyguanosine triphosphatase yields MMSWLDRRTPELRKSFDTRSEGDVDYGRVVHSASFRRLQGKTQILNLGESDFYRTRLTHSLEVAQIAGGLAKQLVHNLPGHPALEHLPEDALLQAIACTHDLGHPPFGHGGEIALNYCMRDHGGFEGNGQTLRILSRLEKFSEAAGSNLTRETLLGVLKYPASFSEVANPDLRPGMLADTSGTPLLDRKVSEPPKCFLDCEQDVVDWILSPLSKGDLDAFRQFDIRAGRHAKARHKSFACSIMDLADDISFGIHDLEDALELRLIDQKQFQTHVPAAACQGLLDYLNSQYRGQYGNDVYGGLLDRLFGDGNDRKHQINRILNFVIPSIQIQDEAEFEEPRLRYRAEVPKPVADFLAAVTKLVYEEVICSPSVQHLEFKGQMMVIAVFEVMKSEPKRFLPSDAYAKFASAPDPMRIICDYVSGMTDAHLLRTYERLFAPRMGSVFDKL; encoded by the coding sequence ATGATGAGCTGGCTCGATCGCAGAACACCAGAGTTGCGAAAGTCTTTCGACACGCGGTCTGAGGGTGACGTGGATTATGGCCGCGTCGTTCACTCGGCCTCCTTCCGACGGCTGCAGGGCAAGACCCAAATCCTCAACCTGGGGGAAAGCGATTTCTACCGCACCCGCCTTACGCATTCGCTTGAAGTCGCGCAGATCGCTGGCGGGTTAGCCAAACAGCTCGTCCATAATCTGCCCGGCCATCCAGCCCTCGAGCACCTTCCCGAAGATGCGCTCCTTCAGGCGATCGCCTGCACCCATGATTTGGGGCATCCTCCATTCGGCCATGGCGGCGAAATTGCCCTCAACTACTGCATGAGAGATCATGGCGGCTTTGAAGGGAACGGCCAAACGCTTCGGATCCTATCGCGCCTGGAGAAATTCTCTGAGGCTGCCGGCTCTAACCTGACGCGCGAGACGCTGCTCGGCGTTCTCAAATACCCCGCGTCGTTCAGCGAAGTGGCCAACCCAGACCTCCGTCCGGGAATGTTAGCAGATACAAGCGGCACGCCGCTGCTTGATCGCAAGGTATCCGAGCCTCCGAAATGCTTTTTGGATTGCGAACAGGATGTCGTGGACTGGATCCTCTCCCCGCTCTCCAAGGGCGATCTGGATGCTTTCCGCCAGTTTGACATTCGAGCAGGGAGGCATGCCAAGGCACGTCATAAATCCTTCGCTTGCTCGATCATGGACCTTGCAGATGATATCAGCTTCGGCATCCACGACCTAGAGGACGCGCTCGAGCTCAGACTGATAGATCAAAAGCAGTTTCAAACGCACGTCCCCGCCGCGGCCTGCCAAGGCCTACTCGACTATCTTAATAGCCAATATCGCGGGCAGTATGGCAACGACGTCTATGGGGGCCTACTCGATCGCCTATTTGGTGACGGTAACGACCGCAAACACCAGATCAACCGGATCCTCAACTTCGTCATCCCGAGCATCCAGATCCAAGACGAAGCCGAATTTGAGGAGCCGAGGCTTCGGTATCGTGCGGAGGTCCCAAAACCCGTGGCGGACTTCCTGGCTGCGGTAACGAAACTGGTTTACGAGGAAGTCATTTGTAGCCCCAGCGTCCAGCATCTCGAGTTCAAAGGGCAGATGATGGTAATCGCCGTATTCGAGGTCATGAAGTCTGAGCCCAAGAGATTCCTGCCCAGCGATGCGTACGCCAAATTCGCCAGTGCTCCCGATCCGATGAGGATCATCTGTGATTATGTTTCAGGCATGACCGACGCCCATTTGCTGCGAACCTATGAACGCCTTTTCGCGCCGCGAATGGGATCAGTTTTTGATAAGCTTTGA
- a CDS encoding HEPN domain-containing protein: protein MSFRYPSSSPLHPEALKKKQRSIRDAFPVPLTLRVHRALSWLRRAEAENEDEDVRFILLWIGFNAAYAGDVGLALGGESQRERDAFGRFFSTLVSFDGKHRIYDMVWQRFSQEIRLLLANRYVFAPFWHHHNRIAGFEDWGEMLERERVATANALRRHDTATLLSILFGRLYVLRNQLVHGGATWNSEVNRTQVRDCGALLGSLLPLFIDLMMDNADHEWPMPHYPVVDSPA from the coding sequence ATGTCCTTTCGATACCCTTCTTCTAGCCCGCTCCATCCCGAGGCGCTCAAGAAAAAGCAGCGGAGCATTCGAGACGCCTTTCCCGTACCTCTGACCCTGAGAGTTCATCGGGCGCTCTCCTGGCTACGCCGGGCTGAAGCCGAAAATGAAGACGAAGATGTCCGTTTCATTCTTCTTTGGATTGGCTTTAACGCAGCCTATGCAGGTGACGTTGGGTTAGCCCTCGGCGGCGAGAGTCAGCGCGAACGCGATGCGTTCGGGCGGTTTTTCTCCACATTAGTCAGCTTCGATGGCAAACATCGAATTTACGACATGGTATGGCAGCGCTTCAGCCAGGAAATTCGACTGCTGCTCGCCAACCGCTACGTTTTCGCACCTTTCTGGCATCATCATAATCGCATCGCGGGCTTCGAGGACTGGGGCGAAATGCTGGAACGGGAGCGCGTTGCTACGGCGAACGCTCTTCGTCGTCACGACACGGCCACCTTGCTTTCGATATTGTTTGGACGCCTGTACGTCCTGCGAAACCAATTGGTCCACGGAGGGGCAACCTGGAATAGCGAGGTCAACCGCACTCAAGTTAGAGATTGCGGCGCCTTGCTGGGCTCCCTTCTGCCCCTGTTTATCGACCTGATGATGGACAACGCGGATCATGAATGGCCGATGCCGCACTACCCGGTGGTCGATTCACCGGCTTGA
- a CDS encoding tellurite resistance TerB family protein: protein MAESLSPVTSGDLIAFDETGIKQVVADPLRFKKHLQIGEDAFALLKAKKQLSTVWETAGAAATGAGIASSSVVAGTFFAPTGLAAWLGLATAATPVGWVVAAAVVAGGGYYGVSRWLSGKTDKFVDTIPKYINSPIDVLGAALVDLLGSLALRVSAIDGRIDPAERTCILEHFVHDWGFDHTYVSRRLDALVPRSDETRVKALARDLSKFQASNPDCNAPAMQAELMRFLRELVAADGVIDEREELALEAIERILQEESRITAAKVGEGLAEASRTAGEAASLLGSAAKSVGGMLTRKVMEASRGVRTSTKS, encoded by the coding sequence ATGGCTGAGTCGTTGAGCCCTGTCACTAGCGGGGACCTGATCGCTTTTGATGAGACTGGCATTAAACAGGTGGTTGCAGACCCACTGCGCTTTAAAAAACATCTCCAAATAGGGGAGGATGCTTTCGCGCTGCTCAAGGCGAAGAAGCAACTTTCTACCGTTTGGGAAACTGCCGGCGCGGCCGCGACCGGCGCTGGGATCGCAAGTTCTTCAGTCGTTGCTGGCACCTTCTTTGCCCCCACAGGCCTTGCAGCGTGGCTTGGACTGGCAACCGCTGCGACGCCTGTTGGCTGGGTCGTTGCAGCGGCGGTGGTCGCTGGCGGTGGCTATTATGGCGTTTCGCGCTGGTTGTCCGGCAAGACCGACAAATTTGTTGATACGATACCGAAATACATCAACTCCCCGATTGACGTGCTGGGGGCCGCCCTCGTCGATTTGCTTGGTAGTCTCGCTCTTCGTGTATCCGCGATCGACGGCCGGATCGACCCAGCGGAGCGCACATGCATCCTGGAGCACTTCGTGCATGACTGGGGCTTTGACCATACCTACGTTTCGAGAAGGCTTGATGCCCTTGTGCCTCGATCTGATGAAACGCGGGTGAAGGCACTAGCTAGAGACCTCTCCAAGTTTCAGGCAAGCAACCCTGATTGCAACGCACCTGCGATGCAGGCGGAATTGATGAGATTTCTGCGTGAACTGGTTGCTGCGGATGGCGTCATCGATGAACGTGAAGAATTGGCGCTCGAAGCGATTGAGCGCATCCTTCAAGAGGAAAGCCGCATTACGGCGGCTAAAGTTGGTGAAGGCTTGGCTGAGGCGTCAAGGACGGCAGGAGAAGCTGCCAGCTTGCTCGGCAGTGCCGCAAAATCCGTTGGCGGCATGTTGACACGAAAGGTGATGGAGGCTTCTCGCGGAGTGCGGACTTCGACAAAGTCTTAA